TACCTCTGGGGAACAAGTGTGGAAGTTCCTCTTGTAGAACCCACGGCCAATCAATCCTTTGCGATCAGGAACGTGTCAGTTGATGCACCGGAACAGATCGTGTTCCAATTGGGCATCATGATCCAACTCTAAATCTTCCATCGACATTTCGGAGACATTACAATGCGAACACTCATGATCGGCGCTGCTGCAGTGATCCTGCTTTCAGTAGGCGCATGCAGAACGGCCCAGGACAATCAGCGAGACCTAAAGTCAACACAAGACCGTGAGATGACGGTTGGTGTGGTGCAACGCGAGATCAAGAAGGGTATGGCCGGCGCGTCTGTTGTTGAAGCACTTGGGTCGCCAAACATCGTTACCAAGGACGAAAAGGAACGCGAAACCTGGGTTTATGACAAGATCGCTACGGAAGCATCGTATTCTGAAAGTCAGAATGGACTCTTTCTGATCTTAGGGGGCTTCAGTAATCAGTCTGGTGCATCCAGCACAACACAGCGTACGCTCACTGTTGTGATCAAATTCGATGCGAATGGTAGAGTGGAATCATTCACATATCATTCAAGTAAGTTCTAATCCGTCGCCCCAATGAAATCAATCCTTCTCATCGGTATCGTGTCTCTTGTTGTATCGTCCTGCACGATCATCAACCAGGCGCCCCCTACTGCTACTCCTCAGACGCAATTGCAGACGCGTGAGTTTCAGACGCGGGAATTTGATACGAACGACGTAAAGCTCATCATGAAGGCAATGCTGAACGTATTGCAGGATGATGGCTTTGTCGTTAAAAATGCAGTTACCGATCTCGGGCTTCTCACAGCAACAAAGGAGATCCAGCTCTCCGGTGGTACGAGTTCTACAGATAAGTACTGGACCGACGTGTTCGAGACCGTTTTTCGGTCATCCACAGGAAGCAGATCCAAGACCACAACGGACCGCCAGGAGCAGCGGTACAATAAATTCAAGCAGATAGAGGTCAGTATCAATGTCTCGGAGTTGGGTCGGCGTAGCAAGGTTCGAGCTAACTTCCAGGCAAAGGTGATCGACAATCTTGGTAACCCGGTTGAGGTCTATGTGATACAAGATCCCAAGTTCTATCAAGACTTCTTCTCAAAGGTCGATAAGGGTATTTTCATCCAGAAGCAAGGTTTCTAAGGGCATATGTACAGAATGTTGATGGTGGTGTTGATCGTTCTAGGGTTGTCTATTGCTGGCAGCCCACTCTCAGTGTATGCCCAGAATCTGATAGAAACGGTCAAGACCGGTAATCTTCGTAGCGTAAAGAAGATCCTTACTAAAAAGACCACGAACGTCAATGAGGTGGATCAAGACGGTCTAACATCGCTGATGATCGCCACCATTGCCAATGATAGTGCCATGGTGGTAACCCTCCTTGAAGCCGGAGCCGATCCAAACATCCAATCCAAAAGCGGAATGACGGCCCTTCATGCTGCAGCCTTCAATAACCGCGATCAGCTCATGCAGTTCATCATTGCAGCCGGAGCAGATCCGAATAGGATCGATAGCAAGGGTCGCACGCCATTGCTTGTAGCCGCGCAAATGGGAAACACCAACCCCATCACCTACCTGATTCAAGCCGGGGCAGTGGTCGAGTTCAAGGATCTAAAAGGTAATACACCATTGATGCTCGCATGCGGTGGTAGGCATCTAGGGGCTGTAGATGAGTTGCTTGAAAAGGGGGCTGACCCAAACGCGAGAGATCTTCAAGGACGCACCCCGCTTATGCTCCTTTCCTTATTGGGAGAGGATGAAATGGTGCGAATCCTGTTGAAGTACAAGGCAGATCTTACCCTTGTTGATCACTCTATGAAGACTGCTCTTGCCTATGCGAGGGAATATCGCCGTAGGGCAGTTATTGCATTATTAGAAAAGGCCGGCGCAAAATATTGATGTTTTAGACCTATGTTGGGCGGTCGTTAATAGACGATAGTTTTTCGTTACTATCTCCAGTTAGGAGCTGATATGGCCCTGTTAAACACCTCTAAGCTTACACGCATTGGGGTCTTTTATGACGGGAATTACTTCCTTCACGTGAGCAACTACTACGCGTTCAACCACCCGCGTAACAGTCGCATCAGCCTCAGAGGCCTCCACGAATTCATTCGTGCACAGGTAGGATTGAAGGAAGCAACCGATACAAGACTTTGCCAGATCGTAGACAGCCACTTCTTCCGCGGACGTATCTCTGCGAATGAAGCCCAAACACGCGGCAATCTCCTGTATTATGATCGCGTCTTCGAAGACATCCTTATGTGGGAAGGCGTTATCACGCACTATCTCCCGATCCGAAACTCCGGAGGCAGACGCGAAGAGAAAGGTATTGATGTGTGGATGGCTCTCGAAGCGTATGAGCTAACACTGCTCAAACAATTCGATGTGGTTGTTCTCATTACGTCTGATGGCGACTACGTTCCACTCGTTCGTAAGCTCAACAACCTCGGTGCCCGTGTGATGGTTCTTTCATGGGATTTTGAGTTTGATGACAACGAAGGCAAACACATCGTAACCCGTACCTCTCAGGAACTGCTCGAAGAAGTTACGTATCCGATCTCCATGCACGAACTCATTGAAAATCGTGCCATGCGAAACGATCCTATCATCCAGAACCTCTTCGTCAAGCGTGACGAAGCAGCCACTCGTCAAGTTGTCTACAGTTCCGATGTTGTGGGTGCCGCCCCCCGTCGCGAGATCAGGGAAACACCGCTCATTAGTGACGTACGCGAACCACGTGCTCCGCGTGTTTTAGCAGCTGATTCGGACGTAGCCATTGAAGAACCAACTGGTGAACGGTTTGACAGCTATGTTCTTAGCCTCAAGAATGGGTATGGCTTCATCAAATATCCACCGAACAACCTCTTCTTCCACGCAACGGATCTGTTGAATGCGGACTTCCCGGAGCTGCAAGAAGGCGATCCGGTTGAATTCAGCATTGGCTTCAATCGTGATGGTGATGAAGTTGCAAAGAGCGTAAAACTTATGCTCGACGATGATGTGGTGGAGGACGACGAACAGGGCATCTAAACATGTTCTCATCAAAGCTCCCAGACGTTGGGACCACGATCTTTTCGACAATGACGGCACTCGCCAATGAGGTGGGTGCCGTCAATTTGTCTCAGGGCTTTCCTGACTATCCTGTAGACCCCAGTCTAGCAGACCTTCTCGCCAAGGCAGTTCAGGATGGATTCAATCAGTATGCACCTATGCCCGGCTTACTGTCTCTCCGCGAAGCAGTGGCAGCAAAATATTGGTCGATGTTCAGCATCACTGTTGACCCAGTTCATGAACTCACCATCACTCCGGGAGGTACCGCTGCGTTAGCCACCGCAATTGCTACGGTAGTGAGACCAGGACACGAAGTGATCGTGTTTGAGCCGTGTTATGATTCGTATGCTCCTGCAGTTCGACTCAATGGTGGCATTGTGGTACCGTCCGTACTTGCCGCCCCTTTGTACCGACCAGATTGGGATCACGTACGATCCCTTGTCTCAGATCGTACGGCGATGATCATCGTGAATTCTCCTCACAACCCTTGTGGTTCTACTCTCACATCGGACGACCTCAATGAGCTCGCCGATATCTGTGAGGGATCGAACATCATCGTCCTTAGTGATGAGGTATATGAACTCATTACCTACGACGGAGCTGTTCATAACTCCGTTCTTGCTCATGCTCGACTTCGTGAACGCTCATTCGTCATCACCTCGTTTGGTAAGACGTTCCATATCACGGGGTGGAAGGTTGGATGTTGCGCAGCCCCGCAGCACCTCACGTCGGAGTTTCGGAAGGCACATCAGTTCATTTCCTTCTGCGTCAACACGCCTGCACAGGCGGTCTTAGGAACCTATATGCAAGATCCGTCTTCATATACAGGTCTGAGCACGTTCTTTCAGCAAAAACGAGATCTGTTCAGGGGGCTTCTCAGCGGTTCCAAATGGACTGTACGGCCTTGTACGGGCACCTATTTTCAATTGCTCGGATATGAACAATTCAGCGACGAGCGAGATGTGGATCTGGCACTGCGCCTAACACGAGAGGTCGGCGTGGCATCAATTCCGATATCACCGTTTGTGAGTGATCATCGAGCTCACTCTGATCGTGCCCTACGGTTTTGTTTTGCAAAGAAAGACGAAACGTTGGAACGTGCTGCAGAACGACTTAGGGCTGTGTTAGGCTGACTTCGGAACAACATCGAGTCGTACGGTCTTCGTCGGATCAGCACACTGCTCAATGATCTTCTGCACTGGCTCCATTCCGATCGCCGTATACCTATCGAGCATGGTGTTAGCATAGGCCGGATCGTTCCAAAAGAGCGTAGACCAAGCAACTGTATCGGACACCCCGTTTACTTTTTGCAATTCTGCAGCGAGATTCGTCTTAAGCCGGTTCACTGCGGCGGAACGTCGCTCTTCAGTGAGAACCAAGCCCCGAACTGCCTCATAGATCGCGTCAACAAGTATCTCGGCAGAGGTTTCTTCTTCGGAAGCATACGCATACATCGTCAACAAGGAAGAATGTGCTCTCCTGTCAATGAAAGCACCCACAGTTGAGGCAATACGCTTTTCAGATACTAAACTCCGGTACAATACAGAGCTACGACCCGAACCCAGGATCGTTGATGCGATCTCGGCATCAAGGAGTTCGCTATGTAGAAATCCGGGGAGGTGAATACTCACATAGACCGCAGTCATCGGAACAGCATCGGCAACTACCTGATGTGTTCCATACCGGCGGTAGTTCTCGTCGAAGACCGTACGCTTGATTGGTTCCATTGAATCGCCAATATCACCGTAGTGTTTTTGTGCGAGTTCGATCGCTTGAGGAACATCTACATCACCCGATACACAGAGAACAGCATTGGAGGGATGGTAGAAACGTTCAAAGAAGCCCCTTGCATCATCCATTGACACACCGGAGACATCATCTGCAGATCCGTAAACATCCCAAGAGTAGGAAGACCGAGCGTCGTACGCAATTGCCTGCTGGGCCTTACGCCAGATACCATAGGGCTGATTGAAGACGTTCTGATTGATCTCCTCAACAACCACGCTGCGTTGCGTCTGAAGCGCATGATCCGTGATCCGGAACGAACGCATCCGTTCTGCCTCCAGCCAATATCCCAGCTCGATCTGGTGGGAGGGGAGATCGATGTGATAGGCGGTATAGTCGAAGGTGGTGTAGGCATTGTTTGAACCACCAGCCTTGGTGCAATACACATCATATTGCTTCTCACTCTCAGGCGCTGCGTTGTCGAACATCAAATGCTCAAAAAGGTGTGCAAGACCAGTTTTGCCGGAATGTTCATCGTGAGAGCCCACGCGATACATCACCGTAACGTTCACAACGGGAGCGGTCCTATCAGGACAAATGATCACACGGAGTCCATTGCTGAGACGTGTGTCGTGAATGTCAATGTGTGCCATGTGGTGATAGCCCTGGTGGTCAGTAGTTTCGAATTACGAGGTCGATGTCGTAGGTTGTTTTTTTTAGACCTCACAAACCTACGACACCAATCGAATAGTCATGGACACTCTTCATCTCCTCGAACAACTCATTGCGATCGACTCTCCCACCGGATTCACATCATCAGCTGCTGATTTTATCGAGGAGACGCTGAGATCCTATGGATTCAGCCCCATTCGTACCGTGAAAGGGGCTGTGAGATGCGGATTGGGTCCCGCACCCACACTTGCCCTGGCTGCTCACACAGATACACTTGGGGCCATCGTTTCCGGATTTAACACCAACGGTACTCTCCGTTTCTCACTACTTGGCGGACCACTACTTCCAAGTTTTGAAGGGGGCTACGTACGACTCCACACCCTCGATGGAAAAGTCGTCACTGGAACTCTCCTACTGAATGACCCTTCTACCCATGCCAATAACAAGGCTGCGTCTCTTGAGAGGACACCGGATGGCATGCATATACGGCTTGATGAGTCGGTGAAGACTGCAGATGAAGTCAGAGCACTTGGAATACGAATTGGCGACATCGTTGCCTTCGATCCAAAGTACCAAGCACTACCGAATGGCTTCGTTAAGAGTCACTTCCTTGACAACAAAGCAGGTTGTTATGTTCTCTTTGAGGTGGCGCGGCAGGTTGCTTCTGGTGGTGTGCCCGTTCCTGTTGAACTTTTCTTCAGCACGTACGAAGAGGTTGGTCACGGTGGAGCCCCTTCCTATAGTGAGACTGTGAATGAGCTCTTGGTGATCGATATGGGGGTAGTAGGAGAGAAGCTCGAAGGCTCAGAACAGAAGTGTTCGATCTGCGCCAAGGACTCGGGAGGCCCATACGATTATGGATTTCGGAAGCGGCTGGTTCAACTGGCAGAGAACCAGTCTATTCCGTTCGCTCTGGATGTCTACCCGTTCTATAGCTCTGACGGAACAGCTGCGTGGCGAGCGGGCGTTGATGCTCGTGTGGCACTTATCGGTCCAGGTGTCCATGCATCACACGGCATGGAACGTACTCACGTTGATGGAATGAAGGCAACCGTGGACCTGTGTATGGCCTACATCAACGATACGTTTAAGGGTTGATGATCGTTCGGCACGTTACAGTTCCGTTCGGCTCGTGAACGGTTACAAAGAGTATTCCACGCGAGATCTCGCTGAGATCCACACCGTTGTTGTTGACATTCGTTTCAGCCGAAACCCTTCCGAGGATATCGGTAACACGAACTGTACTTTCAGGACCGAAACCCCTGCAACGCAGAATTGATCCATCAAGAAATACGGTTTCACTGAGTGGGTTAATGTCTTCGTCAACACTCGTCAAAGATTCTGTTTCGAAGGACCATGTAACGGTCCATGGACCGGACTCCGGGTGTCTGACAACGCGAACATGCCAGTAGTAGGTGGTATTGGGATGTAGTCCAGATATGACTGTATCTGCCAGTTGAGTTCTCATGAACACTTGCGTGGTCTTGAAGTCTGGTTCTGTAGATACTTCGATCTCATAACCATCGGCTCCAAGCGCCGTAGTCCATGATAGATCCACCGACCGTGATGCGACGTCGCTTCTGTTCATTGGGCGCGTGAGTGCCGGCTCCTGACAATACTTTGTTGCGATCATGTACTCGCCATATCTGATCGGCGATATCACAAATGTATTTGAGTTGGGAAGCACGGTTGCGTCAACAGCTGAGAATGGCTCATCACCTTCAATGGCTCGGTGGAACAGCTCTACATCTTGCATCTCGATGTTACCGATAAGACGGGAGACATCCAGACGAAGCGAAGCATCGATCGCCGTTGGATCTCCAGCACGCACGGTCCACCGTGTAGGATAGATCAAACAAGGCACATCGGTGAAGAAGAGTAGATTATGGGGCTGGTAGGGATGCCGTTCGATGACCACGGTAGTTGGTGAATAGACCTGCTGTACGTCTACTCTAGCCTTAGTAGTGCTATCATACCACGCGAAGTTGTATGATCCGGCACTATCGATCGTTCTACGATATCCCGTCATACCGGCAGTTGCCTTACGCACTCGATAGGGAATAATGAGGGGCACATCAGTTCTGATCTCTGCATGGATCGTGTTCGAACGATCAACTTCTGTTGCCACCAACCCTGTTGGAGTTGATCCCCATCCAATAAGAATGTTTCCATCAAACAACTCTTGCACACTTCCCATTGTGGGGGCGAACTGCTTCTGTTGTGGCTGAAACTCCCATTGTTTTGTGGCTATCATCTTCTTCTCGTCGAGCTTGTACGAAACAGCGCGAGAGAATGGATAGGGACGCAGGTTTCCATTATCGAACATCATGATGTCGCCATTGCGAGCGCGAAACACCGAGTGTTGATGAGAGAATCCGGAGAAGCCATTCACGTCATCTCCAATGATCGTAAAGTCGCTTCTCTTCGCTGCCTTACCGCCTAGCCGCCACATGATAGCGCCGGTCTTACGATTGATCTTGATTACCTGATCTGTATTGCGACAAGAGACCAAGAAGTTGTCATCAACATCTTCAACAACCGAGTTCACGTGGATATAGTCAATACGTTTATTTCTTACATCAACATCGTCCGTTGATTCATTAGGTCCTACATGGTCTATGGATTTCCATTCAAATGTCTTCCGACCATAACGGTCGAACTCTTGGATAACGGCACCGATCAGGATCGCATAAGGATCTCCACCTGGAATCTCCATCGACATGTCCTTCTGTCGATCTTCGGTCCCGATCACAATAAACCTTCGTCCACGCTCCTGGTAGCCTTCATGAAAGTCCGTCTTGTAGGGGGCGTGTGTACCAAATGTATCGATCGGATTGAGCCTGTCATCGAGAAGGACATACTTCTGGAGGTTTCCGTTGAAATACGTTACGCCACCATACGGCGTAGGTTCAAGGTTCGTTGTTGGGCCAGTCTGAATGGCATGAACAAGAACACCGGCATTATCGATAAAGCCGATAGAATCCGGGTCGATCGAGCTGATCAGGAAGTACCCAGGAGACGGGGCTCCGGGAGTTGCTACATGAACGCGCGAATTAGGGGCATAGATCAGCCGGAGGCTATCGTCTTGGGGGCATGCAAACGATATGAGCAGGGCGAGTGTTGCCAACGTCATCATGCCCGATTAACTGTATGAAGATCAAAACGTTACGGGTGCAGAAGGGGCTGGGGCTTGTTGTTAACAGTGTTTTTACCATGTTACCAACAATCCACATCAAGGTAAGTTGTTGGTATGTAAGGGTATAATGGAATTGAGACCTTGCAAGTACTTGTATGAACAGATCTATCCACGTTTCGTGTGTTATGGTATGAATAAGTGAAGGAAAGATTTGTCTCTCATACATCGGATGTGGACATCAAGAAGAACATATCCCTTGTTATGAGAAAGGGGGGTGGATTACCACAGTGTTATCCCCTCAGCAACGTGCATTGGGGACGGTGCTGCAAGTAGTAATAAATGTTGATGGTTAACGATCCATAAGAGGTGTAAATATCGTTCTGTCCACCGTTTCCACATCATATTATCATCATCTCCTGTCTTTTCTTCTCTTAAAGAAAAAGAAGAAGAGAAGAATGATGAAGAGGTGTTGTGAATTTTGAGTTCTAGAGAATTACCGATGTTCGCATCTCAGATCACATCGAAACCACAGTATTTCTGCAGGCAAGGAGGGATTTGGATGTGACCGTCTTCCGTTTGGTATTGTTCTAGCAACGCCACCAATACACGCGAGGTTGCAAGTCCACTACCGTTGAGAGTGTGAAGGTATTCTGGCTTTGAAGACGCTGATTCTTTATATCTGATATTGGCCCGACGGGCCTGGAAGGACTCAAAGTTTGTGCAAGAGCTCACCTCAAGCCACTTCTGCTCGTATGGAGACCACACCTCAAGATCATATGTTTTGGATCCACCGAACGTCATGTCTCCGCTGCAAAGGAGAAGCACACGATACGTTAGTCCTAATTGCTGAAGGATATACTCTACATTTCCAACCAAACTCTCCAGTTCATCGTAAGAGGTTTCAGGTCGGACAAACTTTACCAGTTCTACCTTGTTGAATTGGTGAACGCGAAGAAAACCTCTTGTGTCTTTACCGTGACTTCCCGCCTCGCGCCGGAAACAAGCTGAATACCCCGCGTATTTCACCGGAAGGTCTGTTCCAGAAATGATCTCATCTCGGTGGAAGTTTGTGATCGGTACTTCGGCTGTAGGGATGAGGTATAGGTCGTCCTTTTCGACGTAAAACATATCATCTTGGCTCTTCGGTAGCTGACCTGTACCCCGGCAAGAATCGGAGTTCACAACAAACGGAGTCATGATCTCCTTGTATCCGTGTAGTTCGGTGTTGGTATCAACAAAGAAGTTGATCAACGCACGCTCCAACCGAGCCCCCTTCCCCACATAGAAGCCAAATCCAGCACCTGTCACTTTTGCCCCACGTTCGAAATCTAGGATGCCGAGTCGACGAGAGATCTCGATGTGGTCTACGTGCCAAGATCTTTCCAAACACTCACCACTACGACGAACCTCAACGTTATCGTTTGCGTCTTTTCCGATAGGCACGGTTGGATGAGCGATGTTCGGGATCATTAGCATGATCGATGAGATATTCTCTTCAACCTCCCGAAGGATCTCATCGAGCTCCTTGATCTTATCTCCAACCTCTCGCATGGACGTTATCATATCGCTAGCATCCGCACCGCTTTTCTTCAGCGCAGATATTTCAAGCGTAACCGCGTTGCGTTTACTTTTAAGCTCTTCTACTTCTTGAATGATCGCTCTGCGTCGTACATCCAGAGCTACCAGCGCATCGATATCGCTGTTGTCATTCTTGTTGATACAGTTTTGCTTAACGAGTTCTGGGTTCTCGCGAACGAGTTTGATATCGATCATGGCGGGGCGTCTAGCGGTTTGATTTGTAGGGAATTGCTACAAATTTACTGTTTACGCAGAGCCCACGCCTTAGCTACCTTCACGAACGGGTAGAATGATGATAGAACGGACCAGATAAATCCGTGCGTGCCATTGAGAATGTTACCCCATACAACGTAGTTCTTGAGAAAGTAGAAGGGGATCATTAGCCCTGTTAAAACTACACTTCTTGATTTACCGGAATTCACGATCTGCTCGGCCGCAATACTCGTGTACCGATTGAATTTCTCTAGGTACTGGGCAAGATCGACATAACTTTCGTGAAGCATTTCACCATCTACTAGACCGATCTCTCCCTCTACCTTGACAGATTCATGCACTTCCGCATCGTCGAATCTGCAGTAATCTGTTCGGAAGAGTCTGATCGGTAGATCACTCGCTCCGTGACCATGTTTGAACGTCCGTCCCAGAAATCGAAAGCGTCGGGTTATTCTATATGCCGTAATGGTAGACGAGCCTTGAAACTCTTTCAGTTCTTGACCAAGTTCTGGGGATATCACTTCATCGGCATCGACTGACAGTACCCACGGGTTGGTGGCAAGAGAGCAGGCAAACTGTTTCTGTTTCCCATATCCCTCAAAGGCGTGGAACACTGGTTCCAGACCTTCCGAACGCACTACATCGAGCGTTCCGTCCGTACTACCACTATCGACCACCACGATCTCGTCCACGTGCCCCTTAAGAGCCCTTAGAACCGATCGTATGGATCGCACCTCGTTCTTACAGATGATCACTGCAGATATGGGTTGGAAGGCTGAATTCATAGAGTTGACAAAACTACATCGCCCCTTGTCACAAAATCCCGAAATTGAAGTTTCTATCTCACCATCCAACACCACTATGTTCCGCCTCACCATATTCCTTTGCCTTTTATGCGGCATTGTTGTCCGCGGTTTGGGTCAGACCCTTACCCCTGTTGAAGTTACAGTGAACACCACACCTTCACCAGGGTTCATCTATATAGCCCCCAACAGCCGTGTTCCTGCTCCTCCCTATGCCCCCTCACTCATTGTCTTAGACAAAGAGGGCGCAGTGGTCAAATCGAGGTTCATACCGGAATACGCTTTTGACTTTCGTGTATTGCCGGACGGTAGACTGGGCTATTCTGTGTTTCAGGCAGCTGGTTCTGGACCACGCGCGTCATCCTCTATTTACCTGGTTGATTCTACTCTTGCCACTCGGGATTCGATCAACGGTGGAAACGGCTACAACCTCGCAATGCACTCCTTCATGGTGTTGCCCAACGGAAATCGGCTTGTGATCATGCAAGAAGATTTGATCGTTGACATGAGTAAGCTGGTGCCTGGTGGCAACCCCGCTGCCTCAGTTCAGCAAATGATCCTACAAGAGGTTGACATTACAGGACGAATCATCTTTCAGTGGAGAGCGTTGGACCATTTTCCCGTGACCGTATCATATGAGTCACTAACCGCTGCTGCCATCCGGTATTTCCATTTGAATGCCGTGGACGTAGACACGGACGGAAACTTCCTGATAAGTGCCCGTCACGCTTCCCTTGTCGCAAAGATCCATCGCACCACCGGAGAGGTGATGTGGGTGTTGGGAGGAAAACTAAATCAGTTTACGTTTGGTGCAGAAAATGGGATCTCAGACCCACCTGAATTCTCTTACCAACACGATATCCGTCGGCTATCTAACGGAAATATCTCGTTGTTTGATAATGGATCACAACGCACTCCACAATGGTCGCGGGGTGTTGAATATCGATTAGATGAGGTCAACAAGACGTGTACTCTCGTATGGCAATATCGTCACACTCCTGATGTGTATGCCGGTGTACAAGGGTCACTTCAGACATTGCCTGATGGACACCGACTTATGGCGTGGGGCTCTGCCTTTGATGATGGAAAGACATTGATCACAGAAGTAGACGCAGCCGGATCACTTGTTTTCGAGGCAAAGCTTCCCAACATGATGTATCCCTATAAAGCTGAGAAGGGGGCATATCCAACAGGTCGTTCTGCTGCAGATGTCCTCATAGACGAGATCCTTCCAACGAACACCTACACCTATACGAACTCAACAGACACAGTTGGTTTAACGGTAACATACCACACGCTAATCTCCTTCTTCTACAACACAACCACGGCAACTCGTTACCAGTGGTCACCGGAGAGTCCGAGATTTGTTGTCAGGCGTGGTGACACCACAGCCCCTTCTTTGCCACCGAAGACCGTTCAACGGTGTAGGGTTACGCTCACTCAAGAGGGAATGGTTGAACATGCCGGCGAGTTCCGTTTCAAAGTTGATCAGTTAGGTATCATCGGTCCGGAACAGACCGTTGTGTTTTACAGAGATTCGATCGGCAAGGGGCCCTTCCGTCAACTTCGTACTCGCTTTAATCCCTCGTCACGTGAACTCGTTGTGGATACAGCGTGGGCTGGTGAGTTCTGTTTTGGTTCTCCTCTAGAAGGACTACCAGGTACTCTTCTCGCGCCACGTCCGATATCACCTATCGCTGGTAAGGCCGTTTTAGCCGGACAAGGTGTGCCACTCCAGATCTCTCCACAGGGAACAGCATCTAGTTTCACATATGACGTAGTAAGTACAGTCAATGGTCTCACTGTGCACGCATCGCAACGAGCGTCAGACAAGGATACTACAGTTGCGCTGATCCCTGGAACATATCACTGGAGAGCCTCTTCCCATTTCAATGCCCCCAACGACACTCTTTCGGTTTCGAGTGAGTTCTCAAACACGGACTCGTTTGTCGTTCGTACTCCCTTTGTTGAAATGGTTGAACCAGCGAGTTCGGTCGTGTGGACACATGACAGTTCATATGTGATCACATGGAATACCAATCTTGTGGGCCTTGCTAGGATTGAGCTACTCAAGGATGGTTCGGTAGTATCTGTCATCCGTGACAGTGTTAAAGCTTCGTCGGGTGGTTTCTTATGGCGGGTTCCTGTTACTGTTCCGGTTGGAACGGGGTATGTCATTAAGGTCCGTACGTTGGATGGTGACAACATTGCAGCAGATGATGTAACGGCTGCGATCGTTGAGATCAGGGAGATCTCAACGAGTGTAGAAGAGGATGTCATGCTGACGAACATCTCTCTCGCACCAAACCCCGCAACCACTACGTTGTTCGTTGGCGGTTCAACTCCAGTTTCACGTATCCAGTTGTTTGCGCTTTCCGGAGAGCTCGTTCGTGATCACGAACTTGTGGGAACAGGCACAACGTTGAACATCTCGGATTTTTCTATTGGGACGTACATCGTCAGACTCTACACTCCACACGGCGTAGTATCAAAGGTACTCTCAAT
This region of Ignavibacteria bacterium genomic DNA includes:
- a CDS encoding aryl-sulfate sulfotransferase codes for the protein MMTLATLALLISFACPQDDSLRLIYAPNSRVHVATPGAPSPGYFLISSIDPDSIGFIDNAGVLVHAIQTGPTTNLEPTPYGGVTYFNGNLQKYVLLDDRLNPIDTFGTHAPYKTDFHEGYQERGRRFIVIGTEDRQKDMSMEIPGGDPYAILIGAVIQEFDRYGRKTFEWKSIDHVGPNESTDDVDVRNKRIDYIHVNSVVEDVDDNFLVSCRNTDQVIKINRKTGAIMWRLGGKAAKRSDFTIIGDDVNGFSGFSHQHSVFRARNGDIMMFDNGNLRPYPFSRAVSYKLDEKKMIATKQWEFQPQQKQFAPTMGSVQELFDGNILIGWGSTPTGLVATEVDRSNTIHAEIRTDVPLIIPYRVRKATAGMTGYRRTIDSAGSYNFAWYDSTTKARVDVQQVYSPTTVVIERHPYQPHNLLFFTDVPCLIYPTRWTVRAGDPTAIDASLRLDVSRLIGNIEMQDVELFHRAIEGDEPFSAVDATVLPNSNTFVISPIRYGEYMIATKYCQEPALTRPMNRSDVASRSVDLSWTTALGADGYEIEVSTEPDFKTTQVFMRTQLADTVISGLHPNTTYYWHVRVVRHPESGPWTVTWSFETESLTSVDEDINPLSETVFLDGSILRCRGFGPESTVRVTDILGRVSAETNVNNNGVDLSEISRGILFVTVHEPNGTVTCRTIINP
- the serS gene encoding serine--tRNA ligase — translated: MIDIKLVRENPELVKQNCINKNDNSDIDALVALDVRRRAIIQEVEELKSKRNAVTLEISALKKSGADASDMITSMREVGDKIKELDEILREVEENISSIMLMIPNIAHPTVPIGKDANDNVEVRRSGECLERSWHVDHIEISRRLGILDFERGAKVTGAGFGFYVGKGARLERALINFFVDTNTELHGYKEIMTPFVVNSDSCRGTGQLPKSQDDMFYVEKDDLYLIPTAEVPITNFHRDEIISGTDLPVKYAGYSACFRREAGSHGKDTRGFLRVHQFNKVELVKFVRPETSYDELESLVGNVEYILQQLGLTYRVLLLCSGDMTFGGSKTYDLEVWSPYEQKWLEVSSCTNFESFQARRANIRYKESASSKPEYLHTLNGSGLATSRVLVALLEQYQTEDGHIQIPPCLQKYCGFDVI
- a CDS encoding glycosyltransferase family 2 protein, with the translated sequence MNSAFQPISAVIICKNEVRSIRSVLRALKGHVDEIVVVDSGSTDGTLDVVRSEGLEPVFHAFEGYGKQKQFACSLATNPWVLSVDADEVISPELGQELKEFQGSSTITAYRITRRFRFLGRTFKHGHGASDLPIRLFRTDYCRFDDAEVHESVKVEGEIGLVDGEMLHESYVDLAQYLEKFNRYTSIAAEQIVNSGKSRSVVLTGLMIPFYFLKNYVVWGNILNGTHGFIWSVLSSFYPFVKVAKAWALRKQ
- a CDS encoding aryl-sulfate sulfotransferase — its product is MFRLTIFLCLLCGIVVRGLGQTLTPVEVTVNTTPSPGFIYIAPNSRVPAPPYAPSLIVLDKEGAVVKSRFIPEYAFDFRVLPDGRLGYSVFQAAGSGPRASSSIYLVDSTLATRDSINGGNGYNLAMHSFMVLPNGNRLVIMQEDLIVDMSKLVPGGNPAASVQQMILQEVDITGRIIFQWRALDHFPVTVSYESLTAAAIRYFHLNAVDVDTDGNFLISARHASLVAKIHRTTGEVMWVLGGKLNQFTFGAENGISDPPEFSYQHDIRRLSNGNISLFDNGSQRTPQWSRGVEYRLDEVNKTCTLVWQYRHTPDVYAGVQGSLQTLPDGHRLMAWGSAFDDGKTLITEVDAAGSLVFEAKLPNMMYPYKAEKGAYPTGRSAADVLIDEILPTNTYTYTNSTDTVGLTVTYHTLISFFYNTTTATRYQWSPESPRFVVRRGDTTAPSLPPKTVQRCRVTLTQEGMVEHAGEFRFKVDQLGIIGPEQTVVFYRDSIGKGPFRQLRTRFNPSSRELVVDTAWAGEFCFGSPLEGLPGTLLAPRPISPIAGKAVLAGQGVPLQISPQGTASSFTYDVVSTVNGLTVHASQRASDKDTTVALIPGTYHWRASSHFNAPNDTLSVSSEFSNTDSFVVRTPFVEMVEPASSVVWTHDSSYVITWNTNLVGLARIELLKDGSVVSVIRDSVKASSGGFLWRVPVTVPVGTGYVIKVRTLDGDNIAADDVTAAIVEIREISTSVEEDVMLTNISLAPNPATTTLFVGGSTPVSRIQLFALSGELVRDHELVGTGTTLNISDFSIGTYIVRLYTPHGVVSKVLSITR